Proteins encoded within one genomic window of Neodiprion fabricii isolate iyNeoFabr1 chromosome 6, iyNeoFabr1.1, whole genome shotgun sequence:
- the LOC124185257 gene encoding phospholipid phosphatase 5, translating into MPPFRGLEMSSGLLFDILLRGFLGLLFMELERAEPFTRKIHIDELWLYKNPRTDSYVPTTVLWPLVFVFPIIVICLTFLVTRDRIDFYQATLSVTLTLGLNGVITDVIKLIVGRPRPDYYWRCFPDGAMNTEFDCNGDPALVRDGKKSFPSGHSSFAFASLGFISLYLAGKLHTFTLAGKGQAWKLCIFLIPLGIALSIALSRTCDYHHHWQDITVGSTIGILLTYLCYRHYYPPLDSPVCHKPYSALISQIEIDSIKGSKGEQVKWI; encoded by the exons atgccTCCGTTTCGCGGCCTCGAGATGTCGAGTGGCTTATTATTCGACATCCTGTTACGAGGATTTCTGGGTCTGCTGTTCAT GGAACTAGAAAGGGCTGAACCATTCACAAGGAAAATTCACATTGATGAATTGTGGCTTTATAAAAATCCCAGGACAGATTCATACGTACCAACCACTGTACTATGG cCGTTGGTATTTGTCTTTCCAATAATTGTGATATGCCTTACATTCCTCGTAACAAGAGACAGAATAGATTTTTATCAAGCTACATTATCAGTGACATTGACTCTGGGCTTGAACGGCGTTATTACCGATGTGATAAAACTAATTGTAG GTCGACCAAGACCCGATTACTACTGGCGATGTTTTCCTGACGGGGCAATGAACACTGAATTCGACTGTAACGGAGATCCGGCTTTGGTCAGAGATGGCAAGAAATCATTTCCCAGTGGACATTCCTCGT TTGCGTTCGCGAGTCTCGGATTTATATCTCTCTACCTTGCCGGTAAACTCCATACATTCACACTTGCAGGAAAAGGGCAGGCTTGGAAAttatgcatttttttaatacctttAGGCATTGCTCTAAGTATAGCGCTCAGTCGGACTTGTGATTACCACCATCATTGGCAGG ATATAACGGTCGGTTCGACTATAGGCATACTACTGACATACCTGTGCTACAGACATTACTACCCTCCATTGGATTCGCCAGTTTGCCACAAGCCCTATAGTGCGCTAATATCGCAAATTGAGATCGACAGTATTAAAGGAAGTAAAGGAGAGCAAGTCAAGTGGATTTGA
- the LOC124185588 gene encoding acylpyruvase FAHD1, mitochondrial: MCSAAARVYRPVLRNSTNDEGASPYFSLKPSTSLVEEDKDICIPALYKDIKQETTLGVIIGTKCKSVEVKRAMNYVMGYCVAQDLTAVDQLIEAREKCQPWTLAKCFDTSCPVTRFIPYDALKDPQNAMLWCIVNGGPRQHANTKEMIRTIPELISFISKFMTLEKYDLILTGSPPYSGLIYPGDVIEFGIDDITSAVFSVDTE; the protein is encoded by the exons ATGTGTAGCGCGGCGGCTCGTGTTTATCG TCCTGTTCTTCGAAATTCTACCAACGATGAAGGAGCTTCACCGTACTTCTCTTTGAAGCCATCTACGTCGTTGGTTGAGGAGGATAAAGATATTTGC ATTCCAGCCTTGTACAAAGACATAAAACAGGAAACAACACTCGGCGTGATTATCGGAACTAAATGCAAATCGGTGGAAGTCAAGAGAGCCATGAATTACGTGATGGGATATTGCGTTGCCCAAGATTTGACGGCTGTCGATCAATTG ATAGAAGCTAGAGAAAAATGCCAACCCTGGACGTTGGCTAAATGCTTTGATACTTCGTGCCCCGTGACAAGGTTTATTCCGTACGACGCGTTGAAGGATCCTCAAAATGCTATGCTGTGGTGTATCGTTAATGGTGGACCGAGACAGCACGCTAATACAAAAGAGATGATTCGCACTATTCCGGAATTGATATCGTTTATTAGCAAGTTTATGACTCTGGAAAAATATGATTTAATTTTAACTGGAAGCCCTCCTTACTCGGGTCTCATTTACCCTGGGGACGTCATAGAGTTTGGCATAGATGACATTACGTCTGCTGTTTTCTCCGTGGACACCGAATAG
- the LOC124185255 gene encoding probable ATP-dependent RNA helicase DDX56 isoform X1 — protein MSADKKIATDEEEEDEEEKPKNFHEMELDDRILKAVAKLGWLEPTLIQEKTIPLLLDGKDVLVRARTGSGKTAAFVIPIIQKILSGKQTQMRQEIKALILAPSKELCKQIHQVVSDLTNKCSREVKSVDISSPLELNAQKPLLAEKPDIVIATPGRLLQHLKANNVSVKKTLETLVIDEADLVFSFGYEDDVKSVLAYLPTVYQAVLASATLSEDVLSLKALVLHNPAILKLEEPPLAPPSQLAHYTLAAEENDKAAILYALLKLHLVRGKTIIFVNTVDRCYKLKLFLEQFGIPTCVLNSELPASARCRAVTYFNSGTYDIIIASDEKALEEVNLISHLGCCTDFGIPNYCTIFTMFQPLMVKDKKSKRRKDNESGVARGIDFQFVSNVINFDFPLDVTSYIHRAGRTARGKNQGTALSFVAMRERSLLDEVDTQLKEGYNRENIFKTYQFKLDEVEGFRYRAKDAWKAVTRIAVREARLKEIKQEVLNCEKLKGYFEENPKDLKSLRQDKALHTVRQQPHLKDVPEYIVPQTLKRIAGIGKRKRKFDREAAATGSSASKSKHLARASNPLISLSIPRKK, from the exons ATGAGCgcggataaaaaaattgcaacagacgaggaggaggaggatgaagaGGAAAAGCCTAAAAACTTCCACGAGATGGAATTGGACGATCGAATACTCAAG GCAGTGGCAAAACTTGGCTGGCTGGAACCAACTTTGATTCAGGAAAAAACAATACCGCTTTTATTGGACGGAAAGGATGTATTGGTGCGAGCTAGAACTGGCTCTGGTAAAACTGCGGCCTTTGTAATACCAATAATACAAAAGATCTTGTCTGGTAAACAGACACAGATGAGGCAGGAAATTAAAGCGTTGATACTAGCGCCTAGTAAAGAACTTTGCAAACAAATTCATCAAGTGGTGTCCGATTTGACGAACAAGTGCTCAAGGGAAGTAAAGTCTGTTGACATCAGCTCACCACTCGAACTTAATGCACAGAAACCCTTACTCGCAGAAAAACCAGATATTGTCATCGCCACGCCTGGCAGACTTCTACAACATCTTAAGGCTAATAATGTCAGTGTCAAAAAAACTTTGGAGACTCTTGTCATTGATGAGGCTGATTTG GTATTTTCATTTGGATATGAAGACGATGTTAAATCTGTACTAGCTTACTTGCCTACCGTCTACCAAGCTGTTCTAGCTTCGGCCACACTCTCCGAAGATGTACTGTCGTTGAAAGCATTAGTTCTACATAATCCAGCAATATTGAAATTAGAGGAGCCACCCTTAGCACCACCCTCACAATTGGCACATTATACTCTGGCTGCTGAAGAGAATGATAAAGCAGCTATATTGTATGCTTTGCTTAAACTGCATTTAGTCAG GGGAAAAACAATCATATTTGTAAATACAGTGGATCGGTGTTACAAGCTGAAGTTATTTTTGGAGCAATTTGGAATCCCAACGTGCGTTCTGAACTCTGAGTTGCCTGCTAGTGCAAGATGCAGGGCAGTAACGTATTTCAATAGTGGGACTTATGATATTATCATAGCATCGGATGAGAAGGCCTTAGAAGAGGTGAATTTAATTTCTCATCTTGGCTGCTGTACAGATTTTGGCATTCCTAATTactgtacaatttttacaatgtTTCAGCCACTTATGGTCAAAGATAAAAAATCTAAACGCAGAAAAGACAATGAGTCCGGTGTGGCACGAGGGATCGATTTTCAGTTTGTGTCCaatgtgataaattttgattttccatTGGATGTGACTTCTTATATTCATAGAGCAGGACGAACAGCAAGAGGTAAAAATCAAGGCACAGCGCTTAGCTTTGTAGCTATGCGAGAAAGATCTTTGCTCGATGAAGTTGACACTCAGTTGAAGGAAGGTTATAACAgggaaaatatattcaaaactTATCAGTTCAAATTAGACGAAGTCGAAGGTTTCAG GTATCGAGCAAAGGATGCCTGGAAAGCGGTGACCAGAATAGCAGTGCGCGAAGCTCGTctaaaagaaataaagcagGAAGTACTGAACTGTGAAAAGTTGAAGGggtattttgaagaaaatccaAAAGACCTAAAATCCCTACGGCAAGACAAGGCACTGCACACAGTGAGGCAGCAGCCCCATTTGAAAGATGTTCCAGAGTACATAGTGCCCCAGACGCTGAAGAGGATAGCAGGAATagggaaaagaaaacgaaaatttgacaGGGAAGCTGCAGCAACTGGGTCGAGTGCTAGCAAATCAAAACACTTAGCCAGAGCTTCGAATCCATTAATCAGTCTCAGCATACCCCGAAAAAAGTAA
- the LOC124185255 gene encoding probable ATP-dependent RNA helicase DDX56 isoform X2 has translation MSADKKIATDEEEEDEEEKPKNFHEMELDDRILKAVAKLGWLEPTLIQEKTIPLLLDGKDVLVRARTGSGKTAAFVIPIIQKILSGKQTQMRQEIKALILAPSKELCKQIHQVVSDLTNKCSREVKSVDISSPLELNAQKPLLAEKPDIVIATPGRLLQHLKANNVSVKKTLETLVIDEADLVFSFGYEDDVKSVLAYLPTVYQAVLASATLSEDVLSLKALVLHNPAILKLEEPPLAPPSQLAHYTLAAEENDKAAILYALLKLHLVRGKTIIFVNTVDRCYKLKLFLEQFGIPTCVLNSELPASARCRAVTYFNSGTYDIIIASDEKALEEPLMVKDKKSKRRKDNESGVARGIDFQFVSNVINFDFPLDVTSYIHRAGRTARGKNQGTALSFVAMRERSLLDEVDTQLKEGYNRENIFKTYQFKLDEVEGFRYRAKDAWKAVTRIAVREARLKEIKQEVLNCEKLKGYFEENPKDLKSLRQDKALHTVRQQPHLKDVPEYIVPQTLKRIAGIGKRKRKFDREAAATGSSASKSKHLARASNPLISLSIPRKK, from the exons ATGAGCgcggataaaaaaattgcaacagacgaggaggaggaggatgaagaGGAAAAGCCTAAAAACTTCCACGAGATGGAATTGGACGATCGAATACTCAAG GCAGTGGCAAAACTTGGCTGGCTGGAACCAACTTTGATTCAGGAAAAAACAATACCGCTTTTATTGGACGGAAAGGATGTATTGGTGCGAGCTAGAACTGGCTCTGGTAAAACTGCGGCCTTTGTAATACCAATAATACAAAAGATCTTGTCTGGTAAACAGACACAGATGAGGCAGGAAATTAAAGCGTTGATACTAGCGCCTAGTAAAGAACTTTGCAAACAAATTCATCAAGTGGTGTCCGATTTGACGAACAAGTGCTCAAGGGAAGTAAAGTCTGTTGACATCAGCTCACCACTCGAACTTAATGCACAGAAACCCTTACTCGCAGAAAAACCAGATATTGTCATCGCCACGCCTGGCAGACTTCTACAACATCTTAAGGCTAATAATGTCAGTGTCAAAAAAACTTTGGAGACTCTTGTCATTGATGAGGCTGATTTG GTATTTTCATTTGGATATGAAGACGATGTTAAATCTGTACTAGCTTACTTGCCTACCGTCTACCAAGCTGTTCTAGCTTCGGCCACACTCTCCGAAGATGTACTGTCGTTGAAAGCATTAGTTCTACATAATCCAGCAATATTGAAATTAGAGGAGCCACCCTTAGCACCACCCTCACAATTGGCACATTATACTCTGGCTGCTGAAGAGAATGATAAAGCAGCTATATTGTATGCTTTGCTTAAACTGCATTTAGTCAG GGGAAAAACAATCATATTTGTAAATACAGTGGATCGGTGTTACAAGCTGAAGTTATTTTTGGAGCAATTTGGAATCCCAACGTGCGTTCTGAACTCTGAGTTGCCTGCTAGTGCAAGATGCAGGGCAGTAACGTATTTCAATAGTGGGACTTATGATATTATCATAGCATCGGATGAGAAGGCCTTAGAAGAG CCACTTATGGTCAAAGATAAAAAATCTAAACGCAGAAAAGACAATGAGTCCGGTGTGGCACGAGGGATCGATTTTCAGTTTGTGTCCaatgtgataaattttgattttccatTGGATGTGACTTCTTATATTCATAGAGCAGGACGAACAGCAAGAGGTAAAAATCAAGGCACAGCGCTTAGCTTTGTAGCTATGCGAGAAAGATCTTTGCTCGATGAAGTTGACACTCAGTTGAAGGAAGGTTATAACAgggaaaatatattcaaaactTATCAGTTCAAATTAGACGAAGTCGAAGGTTTCAG GTATCGAGCAAAGGATGCCTGGAAAGCGGTGACCAGAATAGCAGTGCGCGAAGCTCGTctaaaagaaataaagcagGAAGTACTGAACTGTGAAAAGTTGAAGGggtattttgaagaaaatccaAAAGACCTAAAATCCCTACGGCAAGACAAGGCACTGCACACAGTGAGGCAGCAGCCCCATTTGAAAGATGTTCCAGAGTACATAGTGCCCCAGACGCTGAAGAGGATAGCAGGAATagggaaaagaaaacgaaaatttgacaGGGAAGCTGCAGCAACTGGGTCGAGTGCTAGCAAATCAAAACACTTAGCCAGAGCTTCGAATCCATTAATCAGTCTCAGCATACCCCGAAAAAAGTAA